The sequence below is a genomic window from Bactrocera neohumeralis isolate Rockhampton chromosome 4, APGP_CSIRO_Bneo_wtdbg2-racon-allhic-juicebox.fasta_v2, whole genome shotgun sequence.
ATCACTATAGTTACatacaatcttatattataattaataaaatcaatgCGCAGAATAATTACTTAAATACTCAAtgccatataaaatattaaaaagcagTCTCGTACAACTGTGCAACAGAAAGTCTGCATGAAAATCACGCAATTCTCTTTTAAAACCTCACTTTTATCAACTACAATAcgaatttgttttttatcaCCACATCTTTGCCATCAAATGTGATTTCATCCACGAACTGTTTTCTATTCACACGGCACTGTACGCCACAACGCGTTGAGCCACAATTTTTGCACTCAAACCAACAACCTGGACACTTCTCATCCAAGCAATCGCAAATATCCATGCCATTATGACGCATGTGACCATACTCATCGTAAACAGTGGAACGTGAATTGGTTAACTTTCGTTTCAGTTTGCGCTTTTCACGATTTGATTTTTCAGGGTCAAAATCCTCTAGGAACTTCAAATCTTCCGAGCGTTCGCGTAGTCGCCGATCTGACTGTTGTTTGCGTGGCCGTTCACGCAAAGACATACGCAGTGCGCCGACACCCTCAGTTAGCTCGCTATCAGCATCCATAATAATATGtagttttactattttctcttaaaataattttagaataattaacttgaagaaataaatatttttttagcgctagcgttgtaaattttaattttttgacagcCGGATTATTGATCAGCTGTTTAATATATCTTGTAGTTGCCAGACCAACATGAATTCTTAACACTTTTTAGTTGAGGAATTTAAGTGCAATAAATGCTGAGTGAGAAAATAAAGCAGTGTATTAATTATGAGAttgttttctataaattaagTGTTGCCACTTTTTATAGGGAGTTTTTAGAAagcgatatataaaaaaaataataattattaaaataaatatagaaaatatatttgaactaaattctTATGGCAATTCACTTCTTTCCACCAAAAATGCTTCAGACTCcggaaatcttttatatatttatatacaaatatatgtttataatatttatatgtatataaatatttgtagatatatacatacatatttacttcatTGTCACCTATTTTTAAACATTAGCTTTTACTTTCGGTTAACAACGAGTATTTTTTGGCAATCAGTCTAAATCAATCTAGTCTTAGTTTTGGCATGAGCCAACTTACCACTTTCTATTTATTGTTGGAATTTGCTCATCGTCCTCGGCGTTGGTTTGTTTTaatgtatgtaccatatttaTTGCTTTCCAATTATGTACTTAAATGTATgtggaaataaatttattatgcgcACCTATATTTATAGtcttttgtatgtgtgtagtgaGTTAATGGCTAACGCCAATTTAGCGGCTAAGGTGAATATAAAAATTCCAACACGTTCACTCACATTATGAAAGCAATGCATAGTTTTAATACAACAAGCGTTGCCTCAATAATGTGATAACTCAAATatagaaaacaatttattttttttagaaatttttattccataaatacatattgtcacctaaaatgcgaaacaaatcgaaaatcgctgttagatataataaccaatctataaccattttataacaatTATATAACAACAACTCAAAacttgtttcaatatgagtgcatgataaccagtatataaccattttataaccacaactgaaattttgtttcaatattagtggtttctattatatttttacttcgcctgtaaacttatgaaaagtaatgttacgttattttacattttaggtgacgttatttatattcggaaataatttatttcatttttaaaaacatgaaaatatgattttgctttagtttaatttatttctaagaACTCACAACTGGCATACATATCCATTTATTTGAAATAGTGCTTTTATTAAGAAACTCAATGCCGATTTTGCGGTTTTCAACTTGAAATTATAAAGcttacatacagatatacattTGTGTATTGAAGAAAATTTGATAGCAAGCACTTTAATATAGTATTATTTCGAGTATAGTTTGGCAGTGTTTTCATAAACTTGGTccagcaatattttcatcatttctaggcctctttaaattattttcattccgTTTTGCTTTTGGCGCCATTGTTTTAGTCGCCATGGTTTCCAAACTGTGGTTCATGcttttccgaaaattttttccatatccGAGGCATAAGTCTTCAAAGTTTATAAATAGTGTTTCTAGATTCTTTGTAGGATAAGATTATGTTGACGTCATTATTTCTCTATGCTTGCCGAACACTACCAATTTGCTTCTACATTCACAAGTATTTACCATAGTTCTCCATGTAAgaatcaaaaatcgaatttttccagGATAAAACCGaccaaaatctaaaaaaattcaacaaaattggTAAATTTCTGATTTTTCGACCGAGCGTCATTGTACGGATAATAATTTCTAGAGCAGATTTCTTTTGGCTTTCATCCACGGAGAAGGTCGGCCCGAGTCCGTTTTTAGCGCCGTCGTAGAGCGTGCGTAACtcgaaaaatatcaattttttataagtttactgaatattcttaaaatatgtataaatatacccttttaaatattaaaataattcataaagtAAAGTATCAGACGCGCCCCTTAAGTGTTatgaaaaactgaaaagtaACAACAACGATCCCTTACTATAAAAAAGTTGAGGTTCAAGTCTCAATGTCCCCTACTACAGCAAGTTTAGATAAGAATTCTACAGATAGCGCCCGTGATGTGAAGTAaaatctctccg
It includes:
- the LOC126755013 gene encoding ARL14 effector protein codes for the protein MDADSELTEGVGALRMSLRERPRKQQSDRRLRERSEDLKFLEDFDPEKSNREKRKLKRKLTNSRSTVYDEYGHMRHNGMDICDCLDEKCPGCWFECKNCGSTRCGVQCRVNRKQFVDEITFDGKDVVIKNKFVL